The following proteins come from a genomic window of Corallococcus sp. NCRR:
- a CDS encoding discoidin domain-containing protein translates to MPKSKHLASCLALALATVSPVALADSAIYGGGPFYSGGTAVMNDLRGSGFTTVILWSFHIEDNGDLVYNDIPVVRNGAYIGDPAWPTRLATLKTAPTSVNRIEVSIGAWSVPDFERMARLVNGTAAGCGSTLVCGTGTNSILYRNFQALKAVTGADAVNFDDESAYDLAPTTQFGQMLIGQGFKITFAPYTQQAFWRGLKDNLGSAVDGIYLQVYDGGAGNNPASWNTAMGMTVDPGLWSRHGTNCASGDSPATVQSKMSNWKSTAGIHGGFMWLYDDIQKCSAQGTSAQYAAAINTAVSGNTPPVAHFGVTVSGLTATFSDASSDSDGTITSRSWSFGDGSGSTATNPSRVYATAGNYNVSLTVTDNGGASHTKTQAVSVGAGYANLALNKPATGSTACNSSESPAKAVNGSVSGGTTDKFCSLASGAWLQVDLGSVQTVSRFTVQHAGAGGEASTWNTRAFTLQTSTNGTNWSTPVTVTNNTANTTTHAISATSARYVRLNITTPSQNGDPATRIYELEVR, encoded by the coding sequence ATGCCGAAGTCGAAGCACCTCGCGTCCTGCCTTGCCCTCGCGCTGGCCACGGTCTCGCCAGTGGCCCTCGCTGATTCGGCCATCTACGGCGGCGGCCCGTTCTATTCGGGCGGCACCGCGGTGATGAACGACCTGCGCGGCTCGGGCTTCACGACCGTCATCCTCTGGAGCTTCCACATCGAGGACAACGGCGACCTCGTCTACAACGACATCCCGGTCGTCCGGAACGGCGCCTATATCGGCGACCCGGCTTGGCCCACGCGGCTGGCCACGCTGAAGACGGCGCCGACCTCCGTCAATCGCATCGAGGTGTCCATCGGCGCGTGGAGCGTGCCTGACTTCGAGCGCATGGCCCGGCTGGTCAACGGCACCGCCGCGGGCTGCGGCAGCACGCTCGTCTGCGGCACCGGCACCAACAGCATCCTGTACCGCAACTTCCAGGCGCTGAAGGCCGTCACCGGCGCGGACGCGGTCAACTTCGACGACGAGAGCGCCTACGACCTCGCTCCGACCACGCAGTTCGGACAGATGCTCATCGGCCAGGGCTTCAAGATCACCTTCGCGCCCTACACCCAGCAGGCCTTCTGGCGCGGCCTCAAGGACAACCTGGGCAGCGCGGTCGACGGCATCTACCTCCAGGTCTACGACGGCGGCGCAGGCAACAACCCCGCGAGCTGGAACACCGCCATGGGCATGACCGTGGACCCCGGCCTGTGGTCGCGCCACGGCACCAACTGCGCCAGCGGCGACAGCCCGGCCACGGTGCAGAGCAAGATGAGCAACTGGAAGAGCACCGCCGGCATCCACGGCGGCTTCATGTGGCTGTACGACGACATCCAGAAGTGCTCGGCGCAGGGCACGAGCGCGCAGTACGCGGCGGCCATCAACACCGCCGTCAGCGGCAACACCCCGCCGGTGGCCCACTTCGGCGTCACCGTGAGCGGACTCACCGCGACCTTCAGCGACGCCTCCAGCGACAGCGACGGCACCATCACCTCGCGCAGCTGGAGCTTCGGCGACGGCAGCGGTTCGACGGCGACGAATCCCAGCCGCGTCTATGCCACCGCCGGCAACTACAACGTCAGCCTGACCGTGACGGACAACGGAGGCGCAAGCCACACGAAGACCCAGGCCGTCTCCGTCGGCGCGGGCTACGCCAACCTGGCGCTCAACAAACCGGCGACCGGATCCACGGCCTGCAACAGCAGTGAGTCACCGGCCAAGGCGGTCAACGGAAGCGTCTCCGGCGGCACCACCGACAAGTTCTGCTCGCTGGCCTCGGGCGCCTGGCTGCAGGTGGATCTCGGCTCGGTGCAGACGGTCAGCCGCTTCACGGTCCAGCATGCCGGCGCGGGCGGCGAGGCGAGCACCTGGAACACCCGGGCCTTCACCCTCCAGACCTCCACCAACGGCACCAACTGGAGCACCCCGGTGACGGTGACCAACAACACCGCCAACACCACCACCCACGCCATCAGCGCCACCTCCGCGCGCTATGTCCGGCTCAACATCACCACCCCCAGCCAGAACGGCGACCCGGCGACGCGCATCTACGAGCTCGAGGTTCGCTGA
- a CDS encoding glycoside hydrolase family 43 protein has protein sequence MKNPPLLSAVVLAALAAGCGEERPEGPELATSSGALACSTRITYGDRWIHPGHPEQYDIASGLVTWDGSCVNEGTNSYAVLSNGWKPYFTGNNACVMALDTTDCGGAAACATRVTYGPAWLHPAGHPAQYDDVGGRVTWDRGCTNASPNSYTVLSNDWAPYFSGTNACGISLRYTGCGGLYQNPVVPVDCADPGVIFDGTQYVAACTSGGAANAFPLRTSKDLVTWTSAGTIFPSTRKPTWATGDFWAPEIHKVGSRYIAYFTARHQDGKLSIGAATATSALGPFTDLGHPLVHDTGMGMIDATFFYDTAGVPYLVWKADGNAVGQTTPIYGQTLSADGLSLTGTRRTLMSNTLGWEGGVVEAPWVVARGGYYYLFYSGNSYANSTYAVGVARATSPLGPYTKLGNPILKTGGGWVGPGHNSVVTGPGGDTIMVYHAWNSAHTARVMLVDAITWPNGWPAVPEAPSSGSRPMP, from the coding sequence ATGAAGAACCCCCCTTTGTTGTCCGCTGTCGTCCTCGCCGCGCTCGCGGCGGGCTGTGGTGAGGAGCGCCCCGAAGGCCCCGAACTGGCCACGTCCAGCGGGGCGCTCGCGTGCTCCACGCGCATCACCTACGGGGACCGGTGGATCCACCCCGGGCACCCGGAGCAGTACGACATCGCGAGCGGCCTGGTGACGTGGGACGGCAGCTGCGTCAACGAAGGCACCAACTCCTACGCCGTGTTGTCCAACGGCTGGAAGCCGTACTTCACCGGCAACAACGCCTGTGTGATGGCGCTCGACACGACGGACTGTGGTGGCGCCGCGGCCTGCGCGACGCGCGTCACCTACGGTCCGGCGTGGCTGCATCCGGCGGGGCACCCGGCCCAGTACGACGACGTGGGCGGCCGGGTGACGTGGGACCGGGGCTGCACCAACGCGTCCCCCAACTCGTACACGGTGCTGTCGAACGACTGGGCGCCGTACTTCAGCGGCACCAACGCGTGCGGCATCTCGCTGCGCTACACGGGCTGTGGCGGGCTCTACCAGAACCCCGTGGTGCCCGTGGACTGCGCGGACCCGGGCGTCATCTTCGACGGCACGCAGTACGTCGCGGCCTGCACGTCCGGAGGCGCGGCCAACGCGTTCCCGCTGCGCACGTCCAAGGACCTGGTCACCTGGACGTCCGCCGGCACCATCTTCCCCTCCACGCGCAAGCCGACGTGGGCCACGGGTGACTTCTGGGCGCCGGAGATCCACAAGGTGGGCAGCCGGTACATCGCGTACTTCACCGCGCGCCACCAGGACGGGAAGCTGTCCATCGGCGCCGCGACGGCCACCAGCGCCCTGGGCCCCTTCACGGACCTGGGCCATCCCCTGGTGCATGACACGGGCATGGGGATGATCGATGCCACGTTCTTCTACGACACCGCGGGCGTGCCGTACCTGGTGTGGAAGGCGGACGGGAACGCGGTGGGGCAGACCACGCCCATCTATGGCCAGACGCTGTCGGCGGATGGGCTGTCGCTCACCGGCACGCGCCGCACGCTGATGAGCAACACGCTCGGCTGGGAGGGCGGCGTCGTCGAGGCGCCGTGGGTCGTCGCGCGGGGCGGCTACTACTACCTCTTCTACAGCGGTAACTCGTACGCCAACAGCACCTACGCCGTGGGAGTGGCCCGGGCCACGAGCCCGCTGGGGCCGTACACGAAGCTGGGCAATCCCATCCTCAAGACGGGCGGCGGTTGGGTGGGGCCCGGCCACAACTCGGTGGTCACCGGCCCCGGCGGGGACACCATCATGGTCTACCACGCGTGGAACAGCGCCCACACGGCGCGGGTGATGCTCGTGGATGCCATCACCTGGCCCAACGGCTGGCCCGCGGTTCCGGAAGCGCCTTCCTCCGGTTCTCGGCCCATGCCGTAG
- a CDS encoding TetR/AcrR family transcriptional regulator produces MKDREKAAAEDAEGPDTRARILVAAAELIASGGPDAATTRAVAAAAGVQAPTLYRLFGDKRGLLSAVVEHELTSYVAKKAARKPHPDPLQDLRMGWDMHVAFGLSHPGLFALMCSDLEPAPESSVVSTGNDVLRRRIRNIALAGRLRVSEERALGLVSSMCNGAVLTLLRQPEGQRDPGLSDAARETVIAAITSEAARPANTEARSAATTLRASLDRITVLTPGESALLSELLARITDAG; encoded by the coding sequence ATGAAGGATCGCGAGAAGGCCGCCGCCGAAGACGCCGAGGGCCCCGATACGCGCGCGCGCATCCTGGTCGCCGCAGCGGAGCTCATCGCGTCAGGAGGGCCCGACGCCGCGACGACGCGCGCGGTGGCCGCCGCCGCCGGGGTGCAGGCGCCGACGCTCTACCGGCTCTTCGGGGACAAGCGCGGCCTCCTGTCGGCCGTGGTCGAGCACGAGTTGACGAGCTACGTGGCGAAGAAGGCCGCGCGCAAGCCGCACCCGGATCCGCTTCAGGACCTGCGGATGGGCTGGGACATGCACGTCGCGTTCGGGCTCAGCCACCCAGGGCTGTTCGCGCTCATGTGCAGCGACCTGGAGCCGGCTCCCGAGTCCTCCGTGGTCAGCACCGGCAACGACGTGCTGAGGCGCCGCATCCGGAACATCGCGCTCGCGGGCCGCCTGCGGGTCAGTGAGGAGCGGGCGCTCGGCCTCGTGTCGTCGATGTGCAACGGCGCGGTGCTCACGCTCCTGCGCCAGCCCGAAGGGCAACGCGACCCCGGCCTGTCCGATGCCGCGAGGGAGACGGTCATCGCCGCGATCACCAGCGAAGCAGCGCGTCCAGCGAACACGGAGGCCCGCTCAGCGGCCACCACGCTGCGCGCCTCCCTGGACCGGATCACCGTCCTGACCCCGGGCGAAAGCGCGCTGTTGAGCGAGCTGCTGGCGCGCATCACGGACGCCGGGTGA
- a CDS encoding SDR family oxidoreductase, translating into MIVVTGATGQLGRLIVEKLIARVPVDRVAVSVRDVQKAQDLAARGVRVRRGDFAEPASLAQAFEGATQVLMVSSNAAAHGGDPLAQHRSAIDAARSAGARRIVYTSHMGASPTSAFPPMLDHAATEQMLAGSGLAWTSLRNGFYASSAAFLLERALQAGVFEAPADGKVSWTTHADLAEAAAVVLTNEGRFDGPTPPLTASQALDFGELCDIASDLLGRPIRRSTVSEDEMRAKLVASGMPAPVVGISLGLYRASRDGEFAAVDPTLRRLLEREPVSMRELLAGKLLRARG; encoded by the coding sequence ATGATCGTCGTGACCGGAGCAACCGGGCAGCTTGGCCGCCTCATCGTGGAGAAGCTCATCGCCCGCGTCCCCGTGGACCGGGTCGCCGTCAGCGTCCGGGACGTCCAGAAGGCCCAGGACCTGGCGGCACGGGGCGTCCGGGTGCGGAGGGGGGACTTCGCGGAGCCGGCGAGCCTCGCGCAGGCCTTCGAGGGCGCGACCCAGGTGCTGATGGTCTCGTCGAACGCGGCCGCGCACGGGGGCGATCCCCTGGCCCAGCATCGCTCCGCCATCGACGCCGCTCGGTCCGCTGGAGCGCGGCGCATCGTCTACACGAGCCACATGGGCGCGAGCCCCACGTCGGCGTTTCCTCCCATGCTCGACCACGCGGCGACGGAGCAGATGCTGGCCGGGTCCGGTCTGGCGTGGACCTCGCTTCGCAATGGGTTCTACGCGTCGAGCGCGGCGTTCCTGCTGGAGCGAGCCCTGCAAGCGGGAGTCTTCGAGGCCCCGGCGGATGGAAAGGTCTCCTGGACCACGCACGCCGACCTCGCGGAGGCGGCGGCGGTGGTCCTGACGAACGAGGGGCGGTTCGACGGGCCGACGCCGCCGCTCACGGCCTCGCAGGCACTCGACTTCGGTGAGCTGTGCGACATCGCGTCGGACCTCCTCGGACGGCCCATCCGTCGAAGCACCGTGTCGGAGGATGAGATGCGCGCGAAGCTCGTGGCGAGCGGCATGCCCGCGCCGGTGGTCGGCATCTCGCTCGGCCTCTATCGCGCGAGCCGCGATGGCGAGTTCGCCGCCGTCGACCCCACGCTGCGGCGGTTGCTCGAGCGTGAGCCGGTGAGCATGCGCGAGTTGCTCGCCGGGAAGCTGCTCAGGGCGCGGGGATGA
- a CDS encoding iron-containing redox enzyme family protein: MQTQTEQQGTGWLAALDAEARALVAAVDAQPDARRMLEGTLDAEGYIHYLVQTFHYARWSTALLGEAGLRLRKLGRHPELAELLVQKGEEERGHDLWLLSDLKNLGWSQEQVEAAAKSPAVDAYTGWNFFTSRAGVPTAVLGTAYVLEYLSQTRAGQWAERMRAASAIPNIHKSVTFLRSHGALDGDHVAEMVKLLGKLTDPEDQEAILFSARVARSVYPRIFREAGASSLPLAA; the protein is encoded by the coding sequence GTGCAAACACAGACGGAGCAGCAGGGAACGGGCTGGTTGGCGGCGCTGGACGCGGAGGCGCGAGCGCTGGTGGCGGCGGTGGATGCGCAGCCCGACGCCCGCCGCATGCTGGAGGGCACCCTCGACGCGGAGGGCTACATCCACTACCTCGTCCAGACGTTCCACTACGCCCGCTGGAGCACGGCGCTTCTGGGCGAAGCGGGCCTGCGGCTGAGGAAGCTGGGGCGGCATCCGGAGCTGGCGGAGCTCCTGGTGCAGAAGGGCGAGGAGGAGCGGGGGCATGACCTGTGGTTGCTGTCCGACCTGAAGAACCTGGGGTGGTCGCAGGAGCAGGTGGAGGCGGCGGCGAAGAGCCCGGCGGTGGATGCCTACACGGGGTGGAACTTCTTCACGTCGCGCGCGGGCGTACCGACGGCCGTGCTGGGGACCGCGTACGTGCTGGAGTACCTGTCGCAGACGCGGGCAGGCCAGTGGGCGGAGCGGATGCGGGCGGCGTCCGCCATCCCCAACATCCACAAGTCGGTGACGTTCCTGCGCAGCCATGGGGCGCTGGACGGAGACCACGTGGCGGAGATGGTGAAGCTTTTGGGGAAGCTGACGGACCCCGAGGATCAGGAGGCCATCCTCTTCTCGGCGCGCGTCGCCCGGAGCGTCTACCCGCGCATCTTCCGTGAGGCTGGCGCCTCCAGCCTTCCCCTCGCGGCATAG
- a CDS encoding GNAT family N-acetyltransferase: MRRKHWHWRVATTQRELDDAARIRWAVFGGEMGLLSEQSAVSRREMTCIDTLDTTVHVLVHDGAEPVATMRIALPNAEVAANLGVRVGLEMEQRMDLSALLRPGMVFAEPSRFCVLPEWRRSEAVTWLQAGMYAESRRRGVTHWIASANLETDSPEDALLSWQVVASRGWRSPCFQVAVPDPREAAAQSRTPYYTPEERARAKQGLLDGLRVPRSPSLFARTMGARFIAEPLYDAYFQWFTLPLIMALDEIPAETLARFHALESGVSSAA; the protein is encoded by the coding sequence ATGAGGCGCAAGCATTGGCATTGGCGTGTCGCCACCACCCAACGTGAGTTGGATGACGCGGCTCGCATCCGCTGGGCTGTCTTTGGCGGAGAGATGGGATTGCTGTCCGAGCAGTCAGCGGTGTCCCGGCGGGAGATGACCTGCATCGACACGCTCGACACCACCGTGCACGTGTTGGTCCATGACGGCGCCGAGCCGGTGGCGACGATGCGGATTGCATTGCCCAACGCGGAGGTGGCGGCGAACCTGGGCGTGCGGGTGGGCCTGGAGATGGAGCAGCGGATGGACCTCTCCGCCTTGCTCCGGCCGGGGATGGTGTTCGCCGAGCCCTCGCGCTTCTGCGTGCTGCCGGAGTGGCGGCGCTCGGAGGCCGTGACCTGGCTGCAGGCGGGCATGTACGCGGAGAGCCGGCGGCGGGGAGTGACCCACTGGATTGCATCCGCGAACCTGGAGACGGATTCGCCCGAGGACGCCCTGCTGTCATGGCAGGTGGTGGCGAGCCGGGGATGGCGCAGCCCGTGCTTCCAGGTGGCGGTGCCGGATCCACGGGAGGCCGCGGCGCAGTCCCGGACCCCCTACTACACGCCGGAGGAGCGGGCGCGGGCGAAGCAGGGGTTGTTGGACGGACTGCGGGTCCCCAGGTCGCCCTCGCTCTTCGCCAGGACGATGGGCGCGCGCTTCATCGCGGAGCCGCTCTACGACGCGTATTTCCAGTGGTTCACGCTGCCGTTGATCATGGCGCTCGACGAGATCCCAGCGGAGACGCTGGCGCGCTTCCATGCGTTGGAGAGCGGTGTGAGCTCCGCCGCCTAG
- a CDS encoding APC family permease, whose product MSPSPLPDEAAPHRDGYARRVGLFSGVMLVIGGIIGSGIFLNPAIVAQRVHTPALTLAVWMLGGVVALIGAFIYGELGQRTPKAGGSYVYLRDAFGPLPAFLNAWGLMLMIATGAIAAVAVTFANYTLALTGLGPGFRFPLAVGAILLLSGVNYFGVRPGALTQNIFTVLKLLALAVLVGAGLLLEGVRPAAVEAVAAPVAPDSLVLALGAALVPVLFSYGGWQQTNFVAEELVNPERNLPRALLLGVIGVVTVYLLANLTYLRTLGAAGLAASSAPAADALDQLIGPAGRTFITLGVALSTFGFLNLVILVSPRVYQAMAADGLFFPWMARLHPRFRTPSNAILFQAAWAILLTGTGTYGELLDYVVFADWLIFGATAATLFVYRARERQGLVPRAAYRVPGYPVTPLLFIAAALYVILGSTASNPLNALKGTLLFGAGVPVFLFWRRRTRRPETPPALGTP is encoded by the coding sequence ATGAGCCCCTCTCCCCTCCCGGATGAAGCCGCGCCCCACCGCGACGGCTACGCTCGACGCGTCGGCTTGTTCTCGGGGGTGATGCTCGTCATTGGCGGCATCATCGGCTCGGGCATCTTCCTCAACCCGGCCATCGTCGCGCAGCGCGTGCACACGCCCGCGCTCACCCTGGCCGTGTGGATGCTCGGCGGCGTGGTGGCGCTCATTGGCGCCTTCATCTACGGGGAGCTGGGACAGCGCACCCCCAAGGCGGGCGGCAGCTATGTCTACCTGCGCGATGCCTTCGGCCCGCTGCCCGCGTTCCTCAACGCGTGGGGCCTGATGCTGATGATCGCCACCGGGGCCATCGCCGCGGTGGCCGTCACGTTCGCCAACTACACGCTCGCGCTCACCGGCCTGGGGCCCGGGTTCCGCTTCCCCCTCGCCGTCGGCGCCATCCTCCTGCTCTCCGGGGTGAACTACTTCGGCGTGCGGCCCGGGGCGCTCACGCAGAACATCTTCACCGTGCTGAAGCTGCTGGCGCTCGCCGTGCTCGTGGGCGCGGGGCTCCTGCTCGAAGGCGTCCGGCCCGCCGCGGTGGAGGCCGTGGCCGCTCCGGTGGCGCCTGACTCCCTCGTGCTCGCGCTGGGAGCGGCGCTCGTCCCGGTGCTGTTCAGCTATGGCGGGTGGCAGCAGACGAACTTCGTGGCCGAGGAGCTGGTCAACCCCGAGCGCAACCTGCCACGCGCTCTGTTGCTCGGCGTCATCGGCGTGGTGACGGTGTACCTGCTCGCGAACCTCACCTACCTGCGCACGCTCGGCGCGGCGGGGCTCGCGGCGAGCAGCGCTCCGGCGGCGGACGCGCTGGACCAGCTCATCGGGCCTGCGGGCCGCACGTTCATCACCCTGGGGGTCGCCCTCTCCACCTTCGGGTTCCTCAACCTCGTCATCCTCGTGTCGCCGCGCGTCTACCAGGCCATGGCCGCGGATGGACTGTTCTTCCCGTGGATGGCCCGGCTGCACCCGCGCTTCCGCACGCCCTCCAACGCCATCCTCTTCCAGGCGGCCTGGGCCATCCTGCTCACGGGCACGGGCACGTACGGCGAGCTGCTCGATTACGTCGTCTTCGCCGACTGGCTCATCTTCGGCGCCACGGCCGCGACGCTGTTCGTCTACCGCGCGCGCGAACGGCAGGGCCTGGTGCCCCGCGCCGCGTACCGGGTGCCCGGATATCCCGTCACCCCGCTCCTCTTCATCGCGGCGGCGCTCTACGTGATCCTGGGCTCGACGGCCTCCAACCCGCTCAACGCGCTCAAGGGAACGTTGCTGTTTGGCGCCGGCGTCCCCGTGTTCCTGTTCTGGCGCCGGCGCACCCGGCGTCCCGAGACCCCGCCCGCCCTGGGCACGCCTTGA
- a CDS encoding RidA family protein — MPVTLLNPDGIMKPDVYRQVAIATGTRQVHIAGQVAYDADGKLVARGDLAGQVAQAYRNVAIALAAAGATFDDVVRLTLYVVDWKHERMPEFLAGIEQAARELKLTPAPASLIGVSVLFEPDVLVEIEATAVVG; from the coding sequence ATGCCCGTGACCCTGCTCAACCCCGACGGAATCATGAAGCCCGACGTCTACCGGCAGGTGGCTATCGCCACCGGCACCCGGCAGGTGCACATCGCGGGACAGGTCGCGTACGACGCGGACGGCAAGCTCGTCGCGCGCGGAGACCTGGCCGGACAGGTGGCGCAGGCCTACCGCAACGTCGCCATCGCCCTCGCTGCGGCGGGCGCAACGTTCGACGACGTCGTCCGTCTGACCCTCTACGTGGTCGACTGGAAGCACGAGCGAATGCCTGAGTTCCTCGCCGGCATCGAGCAGGCCGCCAGGGAGCTGAAGCTCACTCCGGCGCCAGCATCGCTGATCGGGGTCTCCGTGCTCTTCGAGCCGGACGTCCTGGTCGAGATCGAGGCCACGGCCGTCGTGGGCTGA
- a CDS encoding LysR family transcriptional regulator, with translation MKRAHLDEIFAFMSVVDAGSFVGGGEALGLTRSAAGKALARLESRLGVRLLNRTTRQLSLTDEGRVFHEHCLQVLAALDDAEASVGQRTGTPRGVLRLTLPAAFGRLHVLPLLRDYLRTWPEVQAEVSFSDRVSDIIEEGYDLAVRINASSTDTRLVSRTVARYPVYVCAAPAYLKARGEPRTPEDLSAHECLVFSSRTRRQPWHLRQKGGATVKVEGRGRLRLDSGEAIRDAAVAGLGIAYLPGFLVDEDLASGRLKALLPSCETEHVPIMALYPSKRHLPAKVRRFIDLMVEQWNTTVTARRARWNP, from the coding sequence ATGAAACGCGCCCACCTGGATGAGATCTTCGCCTTCATGTCCGTCGTGGACGCGGGCAGCTTCGTGGGCGGCGGAGAGGCGCTCGGCCTGACGCGCTCGGCGGCGGGCAAGGCCCTGGCCCGGTTGGAGTCCCGTCTGGGGGTGCGCCTGCTCAATCGCACGACACGCCAACTGAGCCTCACCGACGAGGGCCGTGTCTTCCACGAGCACTGCCTGCAGGTCCTCGCGGCCCTGGACGACGCGGAGGCCAGCGTCGGACAGCGCACGGGCACTCCACGGGGCGTGCTGCGGCTCACGCTGCCCGCCGCGTTCGGCAGGCTGCATGTCCTTCCCCTGCTGCGGGACTACCTGCGGACCTGGCCCGAGGTGCAGGCGGAGGTGAGCTTCTCCGATCGCGTCTCGGACATCATCGAGGAGGGCTACGACCTGGCGGTGCGCATCAACGCCTCCAGCACCGATACGCGCCTGGTCTCGCGGACCGTGGCCCGCTACCCGGTGTACGTCTGCGCGGCGCCCGCCTACCTCAAGGCGCGCGGAGAGCCCCGCACGCCGGAGGACCTGTCAGCGCATGAGTGTCTGGTCTTCAGCAGCCGGACCCGGCGGCAGCCCTGGCACCTGCGCCAGAAGGGCGGCGCCACGGTGAAGGTGGAAGGACGAGGCCGCCTGCGGCTCGACAGCGGCGAGGCGATCCGCGACGCGGCCGTCGCGGGGTTGGGCATCGCCTATCTCCCCGGCTTCCTGGTCGACGAAGACCTGGCGAGCGGGCGGCTCAAGGCGCTGCTCCCGTCCTGTGAGACCGAGCACGTCCCGATCATGGCGCTCTATCCGAGCAAGCGTCACCTGCCGGCGAAGGTGCGGCGCTTCATCGACCTGATGGTCGAGCAGTGGAACACGACCGTCACTGCCCGTCGTGCACGATGGAACCCCTAA